From the Streptomyces sp. NBC_00390 genome, the window GACTCGGCGATCTACACGATCTTCGAGGGCACCAGCGAGATCCAGCGCCTGGTCATCGCACGGACCCTGGCGGGCCTGCCGATCCGCTGACGGCCCGGTGACGCCGGAGGCTGCGGTCCCGCCCGGGACCGCAGCCTCAGTGTGCGTGCGTGGCGCAGGTTCAGCGGCGCGTCAGCTTCTCGATCAGCATCGAGGGCAGCAGCACCGCGACAAATGCGCCCTTGAACAGCAGCGGCGTCCCGAAGAGCGCCACAAGGACGCCGATCAGGGGTCTGTCGGCCGTGAAGTCGACCCCCAGCGGTGCCCAGGCGCCGCCCGTGAACGCCTCGTACGCCGCCCAGAGCGCCAGCAGCGCTCCGAGGGCTCCGCCGCAGAAACCGGCGAAGACGGGCCAGCTGCTTCCTTTGCTCGTGCCTGCCATCAAGTCCCCCCCGGGATGGTGATGTGCGAAACAGCCGCTCGGTACGGCCTCAGGCGGACAGCAGCGCCTCGATCGCCGCCAGGACCTCAGGAGCCTCCGGCTCGGTGCGCGGGCGGATCCGGGCCACGACCGCGCCGTCCTTGCCGATCAGGAACTTCTCGAAGTTCCACTGGACGTCACCGGCCTCGCCGTCCGCGTCCGCGACCTTGGTCAGCTCCGCGTACAGCGGGTGGCGGTCCTCGCCGTTCACGTCCGTCTTCTCCAGCATCGGGAACGTCACGCCGTAGGTCGCCGAGCAGAACGACTGGATCTCGTCCGCGGTGCCCGGCTCCTGGCCCGCGAACTGGTTGCACGGCACACCGAGCACGGTGAAGCCGCGCTCGCCGTACTCCTTCTGCAGGCGCTCGAGACCTGCGTACTGCGGCGTCAGCCCGCACTTCGAAGCCACATTGACCAGCAGGACGGCCTGTCCGCGATATGCAGCCAGGGTGGTGTCCTCACCCGTCAGCGTGCACAGCGGGATGTCGTACAGAGTCATCGCGTTCTCCTCGTCGAAAAGCGTTCGACAGCCATTGTGGACCGCACGCAGAAACCGGGACGACGCCGGAGCGCCCGCCGAGTGCGGCGACCGGGCCGAATTCGCCCCAACTCCCGCGCCTGCGCGGAAAATCTGCACAATGAACGCGTGCCGGCTTTCACCGACCCGCAACACGCCGACGGTACGTCGGTCCGCTTCGACACGGCGCCGGGTGAGGCACCGCCCGCCGGGGCCCTGGAAGGCGCCCTGCCCGACGGCACGGGGCACAGCGGGCGCGGCGCGACTGCGCGACCGGCAGGAGCAGGCGCTGACGGTGCCCATCGACCCGTGCTTCAACAGCCGGCCGGAGATCGAGCCGCACCGGCTCGGGCACCGCACCGGCGGGGCCTGCCTCGACCTCGCGGCCTGGATCGTCGCAGGCGGACGAGGAAGTCCCCGGACGCCTGATCACTCAGCGGATCGGACGGAACAGACCCTCCTGCACCACCGACACCAGCAGCCGGCCCTCACGGTCGTAGATACGGCCACGGGCCAGGCCCCGGCCCCCCGTGGAGATCGGCGACTCCTGGTCGTACAGGAACCACTCGTCGGCGCGGAACGGGCGGTGGAACCACATGGCGTGGTCCAGCGATGCCATGTCGAAGCCCCGCGGCCCCCACAGCGGCTCCACCGGGATGCGCACCGCGTCCAGCAGCGTCATGTCGCTCGCGTAGGTCAGTGCGCAGGTGTGCACCAGCGGATCGTCGCCCAGCGGGCCGACTGCGCGCATCCACACCGCACTGCGCGGGTCCGCGTCCTTGATCTCCTCCTGCGTCCAGCGCAGCCGGTCCACGTACCGGATGTCGAACGGCTGCCGGCGGGCCATCCGCTCCAGCGCCTCGGGCAGTGCGCCCAGGTGCTCCTTGATCTCCGCCGTCACCGACGGCAGCGTCTCGGGGGCCGGGAAGTCCAGGCGCGGCGGCAGCTGATGCTCGATGCTGCCCGGCTCCGGGCGGTGGAAGGACGCCGTCAAATTGAAGATCGTCTTGCCCTGCTGGATGGCGGTGGTCCGGCGGGTGGTGAACGAGCGGCCGTCCCGAACCCGTTCGACCTGGTAGACGATCGGTACGCCGGGGATGCCCGGCCGCAGGAAGTAGGCATGCAGCGAATGCACCGGGCGTTCGCCGTCGGTCGTGCGACCGGCGGCGACCAGCGCCTGGCCCGCCACCTGCCCGCCGAAGACACGCTGCAGCGACTCGTTGGGGCTGCGCCCGCGGAAGATGTTGACCTCGATCTGCTCCAGGTCGAGCAGATCGACGAGCCGCTCGGCGGGGTTGGTCATCGGCACGGTCCTCTCACAGCTGGCCGACGGACGTGACACGCACGACGGCGCGGCCTTCCTCGTCGGAGGCCGCTAGATCGACCTCCGCGCTGATTCCCCAGTCATGATCGCCGTTCGGGTCGGCGAAGGTCTGACGCACCCGCCACAGTCCGTGCCGCGCATCCTCCTCGATGGACAGCAGCTTCGGGCCGCGGGCGTCCGGGCCGGTGCCGAGGTCGTCGTACTCGTCCCAGTACTTGTCCATCGCCTCGCCCCACGCCTGTTCGTCCCAGCCCGACTCGGCGTCCAGCTCGCCCAGCTCGCCGACGCGGTCGAGCGCGGCGAGCTCGACACGGCGGAACATGGCGTTGCGCACCAGTACCCGGAACGCCCGGGCGTTCGCCGTGACCGGCTTGACCTGGTCGGCCTTCTCCTGGGCCTCCTCGGCCGTCTCCACCTCGGGGTTCGCCAGCTGCTCCCACTCGTCGAGAAGGCTGGAGTCGACCTGGCGGACCATCTCGCCCAGCCAGGCGATCAGATCCTGAAGGTCCTCGGTCTTCAGATCGTCCGGGATGGTGTGGTCGAGCGCCTTGTACGCGCCGGCGAGATAGCGCAGCACGATGCCCTCGGTGCGGGCCAGTTCGTAGAAGGACGTGAACTCCGTGAAGGACAGCGCCCGTTCGTACATGTCACGGATGACGGACTTCGGCGAGACCGGGTGGTCGCCGACCCACGGGTGGGACTTCCGGTAGACGTTGTACGAGTGCCAGAGCAGCTCTTCCAGCGGCTTCGGGTACGAGATGTCCTGGAGCCGCTCCATCCGCTCCTCGTACTCGACGCCGTCGGCCTTCATCGCGCCGACCGCCTCGCCGCGGGCCTTGTTCTGCTGGGCGGCGAGGATCTGGCGCGGGTCGTCCAGGGTGGACTCCACGACCGACACCATGTCCAGGGCGTACGACGGCGATTCGGGATCCAGCAGATCGAAGGCGGCGAGGGCGAACGTGGAGAGCGCCTGGTTGAGCGCGAAGTCCTGCTGGAAGTCGACGGTGAGCCGGATGATCCGGCCCTGGGCGTCCGGTGTGTCGAGGCGCTCCACCACGCCGCCGTCAAGCAGGGAGCGGTAGATCGCGATGGCCCGGCGGATGTGCCGCAGCTGCTGCCTGCGCGGCTCGTGGTTGTCCTCCAGAAGCTTGCGCATGGCGTCGAACGCATTGCCCGGACGGGCGATCACCGACAGCAGCATGGCGTGGGTGACCTTGAAGCGGGAGGTCAGCGGCTCGGGGTCGGAGGCGATGAGCTTCTCGAAGGAGTTCTGGGACCAGGCGACGAAGCCTTCCGGGGCCTTCTTGCGGACCACCTTCCGCTTTTTCTTCGGATCGTCGCCCGCCTTGGCGAGGGCCTTCTCGTTCTCGATCACATGCTCCGGCGCCTGGGCCACGACAAAGCCGGCGGTGTCGAAGCCGGCCCGGCCGGCGCGGCCCGCGATCTGGTGGAACTCACGGGAGCGGAGCGTGCGGACACGGCTGCCGTCGTACTTGGTGAGCGCGGTGAACAGCACCGTACGGATGGGTACGTTGACGCCGACGCCAAGGGTGTCCGTACCGCAGATGACCTTCAGCAGACCGGCCTGGGCGAGCTTCTCGACGAGGCGGCGGTACTTGGGCAGCATGCCGGCGTGATGGACGCCGATGCCGTGGCGTACGTACCGGGAGAGATTGCGCCCGAACTTGGTGGTGAAGCGGAAGTTGCCGATCAGCTCGGCGATCCGGTCCTTCTCCTCGCGCGTGCACATGTTGATGCTCATCAGCGACTGGGCGCGCTCGACCGCCTGCGCCTGAGTGAAGTGCACGATGTAGACCGGAGACTGCTTGGTCTCGAGCAGCTCGGTCAGCGTCTCGGTGATGGGCGTCGTGACGTACTCGTACGACAGCGGTACGGGACGGGTCGCGGAGCGCACGACGGCGGTGTCACGGCCGGTGCGGCGGGTCAGGTCCTTCTCGAACATCGAGACGTCGCCGAGCGTCGCCGACATCAGCACGAACTGTGCCTGGGGGAGCTCGAGAAGGGGGATCTGCCAGGCCCAGCCGCGGTCCGCCTCCGCGTAGAAGTGGAACTCGTCCATCACGACCTGGCCGATGTCGGCGTTCTTGCCGTCCCGGAGCGCGATGGAGGCCAGGACCTCGGCGGTGCAGCAGATGACGGGCGCGTCCGCGTTCACGGAGGCGTCGCCGGTGAGCATGCCGACGTTCTCGGTGCCGAAGAGCTTGCAGAGGTCGAAGAACTTCTCCGAGACCAGGGCCTTGATCGGCGCGGTGTAGAACGTGACCTCGTCCCGGGCCAGGGCCGCGAAGTGCGCACCCGCCGCGACCAGGCTCTTTCCCGAGCCGGTGGGGGTGGAAAGGATCACGTTGGCCCCGGAGACCACCTCGATCAGCGCCTCCTCCTGAGCCGGGTAGAGCGCGATACCCCGGTCCTCGGCCCATGAGGAGAAGGCTTCGAAGAGGGCATCGGGGTCGGCGTTCGGCGGGAGCTGATCGATAAGGGTCACGCCCCCATCTTGCCTGGCTTCCCCCCGGATGGGGGAACCGGCCGCCCGCCCCCGACGGGGAACCGGCCGCAGAGCGGAAGATCACGGGAGGTACCCTGCCCTGTCAACTGGGCTTCACCACAACTGCAATGGGGCGGGGACACGCACATGATGGGACCGGCGCACTCTCTGTCCGGGGCGGCCGCCTGGCTGGGGGTGGGCGCGGCGACCGCGGCCGCCGGCCATCCGATGCCGTGGCCCGTCCTCGTCGTCGGCGCGCTGATCTGCGCCGGAGCGGCGCTGGCGCCGGACCTGGACCACAAGGCGGCGACGATATCGCGGGCGTTCGGGCCGGTGTCGCGGAGCCTGTGCGAGATCGTCGACAGGCTGTCGTACGCCGTCTACAAGGCCACGAAGAAGCCCGGCGACAAGCGCAGGACCGGCGGCCACCGCACGCTGACGCACACCTGGCTGTGGGCGGTCATGATCGGCGCGGGCACGTCGGCCCTCGCGATCTTCGGGGGCCGCTGGGCGGTCCTCGCGATCCTCTTCATCCACCTGGTCCTGGCGGTCGAGGGCCTGCTGTGGCGGGCCGCCCGCGTCTCCAGCGATGTCCTGGTGTGGCTGCTGGGCGCGACCAGCGCGTGGATCCTGGCGGGCGTCCTGGACAAGCCGGGCAACGGGGCGGACTGGCTGTTCACCGCCCCCGGCCAGGAATACCTCTGGCTGGGGCTGCCGATCGTGCTCGGCGCCCTCGTCCACGACATCGGCGACGCGCTCACCATCTCGGGCTGCCCGATCCTGTGGCCCATACCGGTGGGCCGCAAGCGCTGGTACCCGGTCGGGCCGCCGAAGGCGATGCGGTTCCGGGCGGGGAGCTGGGTGGAGCTGAAGGTGCTGATGCCGGTGTTCATGCTGCTCGGGGGAGTGGGCGGGGCGGCGGCGCTGAACGTCATCTGACGTGGCTCGGCCGCGGCCCGGGCGGGCGCCGTTACGCGCCCCCGCCCCGGGCCTGCACGGTCACGGCAGCGACCAGCGGTGCACCCGCGAGCCGTGCCGGGTGAGCCACGTACCGGCCCGTATCCCCCGAATCTGCGGCCGCACCGTGAGTGCAGGCCGTCTCCGACTCGGGCGAGCTATCCATGCCAGGACCTCCACAGCGCCGCATACGCCCCGTCCGCGGCTACCAGCTCGTCGTGGCTGCCCAGTTCGCTGATGCGGCCGTTCTCGACGACGGCGATCACG encodes:
- a CDS encoding metal-dependent hydrolase encodes the protein MMGPAHSLSGAAAWLGVGAATAAAGHPMPWPVLVVGALICAGAALAPDLDHKAATISRAFGPVSRSLCEIVDRLSYAVYKATKKPGDKRRTGGHRTLTHTWLWAVMIGAGTSALAIFGGRWAVLAILFIHLVLAVEGLLWRAARVSSDVLVWLLGATSAWILAGVLDKPGNGADWLFTAPGQEYLWLGLPIVLGALVHDIGDALTISGCPILWPIPVGRKRWYPVGPPKAMRFRAGSWVELKVLMPVFMLLGGVGGAAALNVI
- a CDS encoding acyl-CoA thioesterase → MTNPAERLVDLLDLEQIEVNIFRGRSPNESLQRVFGGQVAGQALVAAGRTTDGERPVHSLHAYFLRPGIPGVPIVYQVERVRDGRSFTTRRTTAIQQGKTIFNLTASFHRPEPGSIEHQLPPRLDFPAPETLPSVTAEIKEHLGALPEALERMARRQPFDIRYVDRLRWTQEEIKDADPRSAVWMRAVGPLGDDPLVHTCALTYASDMTLLDAVRIPVEPLWGPRGFDMASLDHAMWFHRPFRADEWFLYDQESPISTGGRGLARGRIYDREGRLLVSVVQEGLFRPIR
- a CDS encoding glutathione peroxidase; translation: MTLYDIPLCTLTGEDTTLAAYRGQAVLLVNVASKCGLTPQYAGLERLQKEYGERGFTVLGVPCNQFAGQEPGTADEIQSFCSATYGVTFPMLEKTDVNGEDRHPLYAELTKVADADGEAGDVQWNFEKFLIGKDGAVVARIRPRTEPEAPEVLAAIEALLSA
- a CDS encoding DEAD/DEAH box helicase codes for the protein MTLIDQLPPNADPDALFEAFSSWAEDRGIALYPAQEEALIEVVSGANVILSTPTGSGKSLVAAGAHFAALARDEVTFYTAPIKALVSEKFFDLCKLFGTENVGMLTGDASVNADAPVICCTAEVLASIALRDGKNADIGQVVMDEFHFYAEADRGWAWQIPLLELPQAQFVLMSATLGDVSMFEKDLTRRTGRDTAVVRSATRPVPLSYEYVTTPITETLTELLETKQSPVYIVHFTQAQAVERAQSLMSINMCTREEKDRIAELIGNFRFTTKFGRNLSRYVRHGIGVHHAGMLPKYRRLVEKLAQAGLLKVICGTDTLGVGVNVPIRTVLFTALTKYDGSRVRTLRSREFHQIAGRAGRAGFDTAGFVVAQAPEHVIENEKALAKAGDDPKKKRKVVRKKAPEGFVAWSQNSFEKLIASDPEPLTSRFKVTHAMLLSVIARPGNAFDAMRKLLEDNHEPRRQQLRHIRRAIAIYRSLLDGGVVERLDTPDAQGRIIRLTVDFQQDFALNQALSTFALAAFDLLDPESPSYALDMVSVVESTLDDPRQILAAQQNKARGEAVGAMKADGVEYEERMERLQDISYPKPLEELLWHSYNVYRKSHPWVGDHPVSPKSVIRDMYERALSFTEFTSFYELARTEGIVLRYLAGAYKALDHTIPDDLKTEDLQDLIAWLGEMVRQVDSSLLDEWEQLANPEVETAEEAQEKADQVKPVTANARAFRVLVRNAMFRRVELAALDRVGELGELDAESGWDEQAWGEAMDKYWDEYDDLGTGPDARGPKLLSIEEDARHGLWRVRQTFADPNGDHDWGISAEVDLAASDEEGRAVVRVTSVGQL